One genomic region from Rhodothermales bacterium encodes:
- a CDS encoding T9SS type A sorting domain-containing protein: MSKLRQFLSTAVRSAAFVAAGLLVYSAASAQIVIDDFETTQIITDAGPTVAWAADGILGEYRTGRVNWAVGETGMVIDGGAFFAADPQGVGSVILEWDGDDDTDTYSETGLGGVDLTMDDANVAQLGIRFEVFAELSYKVLLVVSTDETHASSVELDGAGFSVITIPWLDFVDSGTAGGADFSNVGSILMVFAGDNDFAIGPVDTYPDDNILPVELVSFDAVTNGSTVNLSWNVASESDNSGFFVEHKSVSLAKDWSEMGFVGSKGNTTAGASYGFTADVALAGRHQFRLRQVDLDGTFTYSPIVEVSVDVPGSFLLGKAYPNPFNPTTSFSLSLAAGQNVEISVFDQLGRQVMTLHKGFLEGSQGHVFNIDASALTTGMYVVRAAGEVATSSMTVTLIK; encoded by the coding sequence ATGTCAAAACTGAGACAATTCCTTAGCACTGCCGTCCGCTCTGCGGCGTTTGTGGCAGCCGGCCTGCTGGTCTACTCTGCTGCTTCGGCCCAGATCGTGATCGACGATTTTGAGACGACACAAATTATTACAGACGCTGGTCCGACAGTCGCATGGGCCGCGGACGGCATACTCGGCGAGTACCGTACCGGGCGCGTCAACTGGGCGGTGGGAGAGACTGGTATGGTCATCGATGGCGGTGCCTTTTTTGCCGCGGACCCGCAAGGCGTGGGTTCCGTTATCCTGGAGTGGGACGGCGACGATGATACCGACACCTACTCCGAAACCGGTCTGGGCGGTGTGGACCTCACGATGGACGATGCCAACGTCGCACAGCTTGGTATCCGATTCGAGGTATTCGCCGAGCTGTCCTATAAAGTACTTCTGGTCGTTAGCACGGACGAGACACATGCCTCGTCAGTGGAGCTCGACGGAGCCGGGTTCTCCGTGATCACGATTCCGTGGCTCGATTTCGTCGACAGCGGCACAGCCGGTGGAGCCGATTTCTCGAACGTCGGCTCAATCCTGATGGTGTTCGCAGGTGACAATGACTTCGCTATCGGACCCGTCGACACGTATCCGGACGACAACATCCTGCCGGTCGAGCTGGTCTCCTTCGACGCCGTGACCAACGGATCGACGGTCAACCTGTCCTGGAACGTTGCATCCGAATCAGACAACAGCGGATTCTTCGTCGAGCACAAGTCGGTATCTCTCGCGAAAGACTGGTCGGAGATGGGCTTCGTGGGTTCGAAGGGCAATACGACGGCCGGCGCTTCCTATGGCTTCACGGCCGACGTAGCACTTGCCGGACGTCACCAGTTCCGACTCCGCCAGGTGGACCTCGATGGTACGTTCACGTACTCGCCGATCGTGGAGGTAAGTGTCGACGTACCGGGCAGCTTCCTGCTTGGAAAGGCATACCCGAATCCGTTCAATCCGACGACGAGCTTCTCACTTTCGCTCGCAGCCGGCCAGAACGTCGAGATCAGTGTGTTTGACCAGCTGGGTCGCCAGGTGATGACGCTGCACAAGGGATTCCTTGAAGGTTCGCAGGGTCATGTGTTCAACATCGATGCGAGTGCACTGACCACCGGCATGTACGTAGTCCGGGCCGCCGGTGAGGTTGCAACTTCGTCGATGACGGTGACGCTCATCAAGTAG
- a CDS encoding VWA domain-containing protein, with translation MTFLNPLILFGLIAAGIPLLIHLFNFRRPQKVDFSSLAFLRELQSTTMQRVKIKQWLLLLLRTLAIASLVLSFARPTLKGSIASVLGGDAESASVLVLDNSLSMTVRDVDGVLLDQARETARGFAELFGSGDQVAVIRTSDRNPDEIRWLKSRQAVEGEIDETEPSAIAMSISEAVTHAGRLLGPSSFVNREVFVLSDFQTATLGDSLTSDFPAGVPVRLVKIGSQDVVNTAVTDVVITSQIVEPNRPVRMEATISGTGSESGSSALVSVFLDGERSAQSEVEVPANSVATTEFVVTPRRTGWLEGVVELEDDAFQNDNRRYFTIAVPETRRVLLVRGAGFRSNYLNLALSAEVAPGRTRFDLDVVTPSGLSSARVSDYDVLILAGVSDLSSGQISAVGSFAEAGGGLLIFPSVTSDASATNDVLARLGGGSVERTVSAAAAGAPVAVIDEADTEHTLFEGVFQIDDATTGPRIERLDVFRYSAYRSANAAEITLMRLSTGHPFLQEIPVGRGKALFMASLPVPEWSELPVRGLFVPLIYRALSYLSSGESPAGDDLTIGRGLDVLLPGSSESDVIIIAGADQELVPPQRPSFGGVVVTIGDEVETAGVYDVRIGQRLARKISANLDPVESDLRTGSGNSAANRLKGGSEIDVREMLLEKAGGPGFAAAVATMRTGLELWNVFLGVALVILLAEMLVSRLWKPEAASG, from the coding sequence ATGACGTTTCTCAACCCGCTGATTCTGTTCGGCCTGATCGCAGCGGGTATTCCGTTACTGATCCACCTGTTCAATTTCCGCCGGCCGCAGAAGGTTGATTTCAGCTCGCTCGCATTCCTGCGTGAGCTCCAGTCAACGACCATGCAACGGGTCAAGATCAAGCAGTGGTTGCTGCTGCTGCTACGGACGCTGGCCATCGCGAGCCTGGTGCTTTCGTTCGCCCGGCCCACGCTCAAGGGGTCGATCGCGAGCGTCCTGGGCGGAGATGCCGAGAGCGCCAGTGTTCTTGTACTCGATAACTCTCTCTCGATGACGGTCCGCGATGTTGACGGGGTCCTGCTCGATCAGGCTCGCGAGACGGCCCGAGGCTTCGCCGAGCTGTTCGGATCGGGCGACCAGGTGGCCGTCATCCGGACGAGCGATCGGAATCCGGATGAGATACGCTGGCTGAAGTCGAGGCAGGCGGTGGAGGGGGAGATCGACGAAACCGAGCCCTCGGCCATAGCGATGAGCATCAGCGAAGCCGTCACACATGCGGGGCGCTTGCTGGGGCCATCTTCCTTTGTAAATCGGGAAGTATTTGTTCTGTCAGATTTCCAGACGGCCACGCTCGGTGACTCCCTGACGTCGGACTTCCCTGCGGGCGTGCCCGTGAGGCTGGTGAAGATCGGGTCGCAGGACGTCGTCAACACGGCCGTCACGGACGTGGTCATTACGAGTCAGATCGTCGAGCCCAACCGACCCGTACGGATGGAGGCAACGATCTCGGGCACGGGTTCTGAGAGCGGGTCGTCGGCCCTGGTCAGCGTGTTTCTTGATGGAGAGCGATCTGCTCAATCGGAAGTGGAAGTACCGGCCAACTCGGTCGCGACCACCGAGTTCGTGGTCACGCCGCGCCGCACCGGCTGGCTGGAAGGCGTTGTGGAACTGGAGGATGACGCATTCCAGAATGACAACCGCAGATACTTCACGATCGCAGTTCCGGAGACCCGCCGTGTGCTTCTTGTTCGCGGCGCGGGTTTTCGTTCGAACTATCTCAACCTTGCTCTGTCGGCAGAGGTGGCGCCCGGCCGAACGCGATTTGACCTTGATGTCGTCACGCCGTCCGGACTGTCGTCCGCGCGCGTGAGTGACTACGATGTATTGATCCTGGCGGGCGTTTCGGATCTTTCGAGCGGTCAGATCAGCGCCGTCGGATCTTTTGCAGAGGCCGGCGGGGGGCTGCTCATCTTCCCGTCAGTGACGTCCGACGCATCGGCAACCAACGACGTGCTGGCACGGCTGGGCGGAGGGTCGGTGGAGCGAACGGTGAGCGCCGCTGCGGCCGGGGCACCCGTGGCCGTCATTGACGAGGCGGACACCGAACACACTCTTTTTGAAGGCGTGTTCCAGATTGATGATGCGACGACGGGTCCGCGTATCGAGCGGCTCGATGTGTTCCGGTATTCGGCGTACCGCTCGGCGAACGCCGCAGAGATTACGCTCATGCGTCTCTCGACAGGACACCCGTTCCTTCAGGAGATTCCCGTGGGGCGAGGCAAAGCGCTCTTCATGGCTTCCTTGCCGGTGCCCGAGTGGTCCGAGTTGCCTGTTCGTGGTCTCTTCGTACCGCTGATATATCGAGCGCTGAGCTATCTGTCGTCAGGTGAATCACCTGCCGGGGACGATCTCACGATTGGTCGCGGACTGGACGTGCTGCTGCCCGGATCGAGCGAGTCGGACGTAATTATAATTGCCGGGGCAGACCAGGAGCTGGTGCCGCCGCAGCGACCGTCGTTTGGCGGAGTGGTGGTCACCATCGGTGACGAGGTGGAAACGGCCGGCGTCTACGACGTGAGAATCGGTCAGCGCCTTGCACGAAAAATCTCTGCGAATCTGGATCCTGTGGAATCCGACCTTCGGACGGGCTCTGGAAATTCGGCCGCCAATCGATTGAAAGGGGGAAGTGAGATTGACGTCCGGGAAATGCTGCTCGAGAAGGCCGGAGGTCCTGGGTTTGCGGCCGCCGTGGCCACGATGCGTACGGGATTAGAGCTGTGGAACGTCTTTTTGGGGGTCGCGTTGGTAATTCTGCTGGCAGAAATGCTTGTCTCCAGGCTGTGGAAGCCTGAGGCAGCATCCGGTTAA
- the hflX gene encoding GTPase HflX, which yields MGEGSWEIDDSLDELELLADTAGALVTDRVVQSLTKINPATYVGKGKVQEIKGLVKMRDADLVIFDDDLVPVQLRNLEREFGCKLVDRSGLILDIFASRAKTATAKTQVELAQLDYLRTRLTRAWTHLSRQKGGIGTKGPGETQIETDRRMIGHRISVLTDRLKKIDQQRKTQRKGRSQYTRVSLVGYTNAGKSTLMNALADTTLLAEDRLFATLDSTTRVAALGPGKEILLSDTVGFIRKLPHKLIESFKSTLDEVRESDALVHVVDVTHPGFQDQIRTVNLTLKELGALEKPTLMVFNKIDRLDEKEIIRPLQSEYRHSAFVSGLRGIGLTELKAGLVEMIESDFVERTLYIPAEDSKTVARIHQVAEVIDEEYVIVDSSTDGEQKAVVRLRFRVSPMQQSALKSDLDKYADSA from the coding sequence ATGGGCGAGGGGTCCTGGGAGATCGATGACTCCCTGGATGAACTCGAACTGCTCGCGGATACCGCCGGGGCCCTCGTAACGGATCGCGTCGTTCAAAGCCTGACGAAGATCAACCCGGCAACCTATGTCGGCAAGGGAAAAGTTCAGGAGATAAAAGGCCTGGTCAAGATGCGGGACGCAGACCTCGTGATCTTTGACGACGACCTGGTGCCAGTCCAGCTTCGGAATCTGGAGCGCGAATTCGGCTGCAAGCTTGTCGACCGCTCGGGGCTGATCCTCGACATCTTCGCAAGCCGCGCCAAGACGGCCACCGCGAAGACACAGGTCGAACTCGCACAACTGGACTATCTCCGCACGCGCCTCACCCGCGCGTGGACACACCTTTCGCGTCAGAAGGGTGGCATCGGCACGAAGGGTCCCGGTGAGACACAGATCGAAACCGACCGCCGAATGATCGGCCATCGGATCTCTGTGCTCACCGATCGACTCAAGAAAATCGATCAGCAACGAAAAACTCAGCGCAAGGGACGATCACAGTACACGCGGGTGTCACTGGTCGGCTACACGAACGCCGGAAAGTCAACACTTATGAATGCGCTCGCCGACACAACGCTGCTCGCTGAAGACCGGCTCTTCGCGACACTCGACTCAACAACACGAGTGGCTGCACTTGGTCCGGGAAAAGAGATCCTGCTTTCGGACACCGTCGGCTTCATCCGGAAGCTGCCGCACAAACTGATCGAGAGCTTCAAGAGCACACTCGACGAGGTGAGGGAGTCGGATGCACTTGTTCACGTCGTAGATGTCACACATCCGGGATTTCAGGATCAGATTCGAACGGTGAATCTTACTCTCAAGGAACTTGGCGCCCTCGAGAAGCCGACCTTGATGGTGTTCAACAAGATCGACAGACTCGACGAAAAGGAGATCATTCGGCCGCTTCAATCAGAGTACCGACACTCGGCTTTCGTGTCCGGCCTCCGTGGTATCGGTTTGACCGAGCTCAAAGCGGGCTTGGTCGAGATGATCGAGAGCGACTTCGTCGAACGTACGCTGTACATACCGGCCGAAGATTCGAAAACCGTTGCACGCATTCATCAGGTGGCCGAAGTGATCGATGAAGAGTATGTGATTGTGGACAGCTCCACCGACGGAGAGCAGAAGGCGGTCGTCCGTCTCCGGTTTCGCGTGTCCCCGATGCAGCAGTCGGCTCTCAAGTCCGATCTGGACAAGTATGCGGATTCGGCCTAG
- a CDS encoding CBS domain-containing protein gives MTIGNLISRSVPALRMTDSVEFALSLLMELRLRHLPVVDGDGALRGIVSEDTLLDADGPEALVGQLIEGTPVSATLDQHVFDATRIMVRHDLTALPILDSEGRLAGIVKRHDILDQFARMLSTDEPGAILALEVHPSDYSLSQLVYSIEQADVKILSISTEAAAGEGGTISVTVKLNSSETARVRHVLEHQGYRIVAAFSDEYDEEDFRQRVQEFMRYLEV, from the coding sequence ATGACGATAGGGAACCTCATAAGCAGATCAGTTCCGGCACTCAGAATGACGGACTCGGTCGAGTTCGCTCTGTCGCTTCTGATGGAGCTTCGCCTCCGCCACCTGCCGGTTGTGGACGGCGATGGCGCGTTGCGAGGAATCGTGTCGGAAGACACGCTCCTGGATGCCGATGGACCAGAGGCACTTGTGGGCCAACTTATTGAGGGGACTCCTGTCTCGGCGACGCTCGATCAGCATGTCTTTGACGCGACGCGAATCATGGTCAGGCACGACCTCACGGCACTGCCCATTCTTGATAGTGAAGGTCGTCTGGCAGGGATCGTGAAGCGCCACGACATCCTCGACCAGTTCGCCAGAATGCTGTCGACCGACGAGCCCGGAGCAATCCTCGCTCTCGAGGTACATCCGTCCGACTACTCTCTGTCACAGCTTGTCTATTCGATTGAGCAGGCTGACGTCAAGATTCTCTCGATTTCGACTGAGGCGGCGGCAGGAGAAGGCGGGACAATTTCTGTCACCGTCAAGCTCAATTCGTCCGAAACAGCACGTGTCCGTCACGTTCTGGAGCACCAGGGCTATCGCATCGTCGCAGCGTTCAGTGACGAATACGACGAAGAAGATTTCCGCCAGCGCGTGCAGGAGTTCATGCGATATCTCGAGGTCTGA